CCGAAGATCGACCCGAAAGTCAAAAAGGTCGGACCGGGAAATGATGAAGTCGTGGAGACGATCCCCACCAAGTACAATTACAATACGGAACTTGCGGTGGAAATCGGCTCCGGAAAGTTGGAGCACAATTTCGATTTAAAATCGAAGTAAATCAGATCGCTTGCAAAGCTCGACGAATATTCGTCATTCGTCGAGCCAATTTTCACTTCTTCTGCGATCCGTCCAAATCCTTCAAAGTCAGACTGATGTTACATTTCTCCTCGGTATCGGCGAGGATCTTCTTCGCCAGTACCTGATTGACCGGCGCTAAAACACTGAAGTGACTGACTCGAGGCACCAGGAGGAACTGGATCTGCGAATTCTTGCTGAGCTTCGACAGGACATTCAAGGCCGTTCCATTGCCCTGCACGGCTCCTTCGATCACAAAAGTGGGCTTTTGAATCCCGGCCAGCCAGAGGCTGGGCGCTCGCAAATCAAATTCCTTGGTATTGACCGGACTAACCGGGGGTGCAAACTCAGGCGGATAACCTCGGGTATCGGCCGCCGGTCCGAACGAGAAGACCGCCCGGAACTTGTCGGTATATTCGGAAACCAGCAGCACCAGCGTCCCTCCGGTGCTGTGGCCGCCGAGATAAATCCGATTTGGATCGACGTATTCGATCTTCGCGAGATAATCGTAGGCGGCGACGACATCATCCACTTCGCCGTAAAACCCCTCTCGATAGCCAGGATTTTTGTTCCCGCCTCGCAGCGAAGGAAACATCATGACGATTCCGGCTTTGCGGTACTGTCCGGCCGTCTGATCATCATTCGCCGGTTGGGCTTTCCAGACATCGCCGATGGTGTTGCAATCGCCGCCGGTGATCCAGATGATCGCCGGGTGCTTTTTACCATCCTTGGGATCGGGGGTCAGGTAGGCCGCCAGATTGCCGACCGCCGCGGGGTATTCAATTTGCTGAAAATCCTTCGGCGGCGGCGCCTCAACGGGTTCATTCGACTTTTCCTGCCGCACTAATTGCGTTTTGAAGTCGCGCCGAGCCTCCGCCAACGACTTCGGAGGCGCGGTATTGCCGGGGTTCGGGGCGGCGGCTGCGGGGTTTGGGCCCGGGTCTTTCGAGTTGCAGCCGGCCAGCAACGAAGCGGCCAACCCGACGACCAACAGATATCGGGGCATGGAGAGGTACTCTTTTTGAGGTAACAGTCTGGAAGTCGTAAATAGGGCGAATCCGAACCGATTCTACTCGCTCGGGTAGAGCGGTGTCGACAGATATCTTTCACCGAGGTCAGGCAGTACAACCACGATCATCTTGCCGGCATTCTCCGGCCGCTTCGCCACTTGCACCGCGGCGTGAGCCGCCGCCCCGCAACTGATGCCGCAGAGCATGCCTTCTTCTTTGGCCAGTCGCCGGGCCATCTCGAAAGATTCATCATCGGTCACCTGGAAGACTTCATCCAGAATGCTGATGTTGAGGTTGCCGGGAATGAAACCGGCCCCGATCCCCTGAATCCGGTGGGGAGCCGGTTTCAATTCCTGACCGGCCATTTTCTGGGTGATGACCGGGCTGCTGACCGGTTCGACGGCGATGGCCTTGACGGAGGGCTTGCGAGCCTTCAGCACTTCCGCGCACCCGGTAATGGTGCCCCCGGTGCCGACGCCGCAGACCAGAATGTCGACCTTGCCGCCGGAGTCTTTCCAAATCTCTTCCGCAGTCGTTTTGCGGTGAATTTCCGGGTTGGCGGGATTCTTAAACTGTTGGGGGATGAAGGCTTTCGGCTCGCCGCCCATTTCGTTGAAAAGTCGTTCGGCCTCGGCCACCGCACCGCTCATCCCTCGTTCGCGGGGCGTCAGTACCAGTTCGGCTCCGAAGGCCTTCAGGAGCCGACGGCGTTCGAGCGACATGCTTTCGGGCATCGTTACCATTAATTTGTAGCCGCGAGCGGCACAGGTAAAGGCGAGACCGATCCCGGTGTTGCCCGAGGTCGGTTCGATAATGACCGTGCCCGGCTGGATCTTGCCGCGCTTCTCGGCATCGTCGATCATGGCTACACCGATGCGGTCTTTGACGGACCATAGGGGATTGAAGTTTTCGAGCTTGGCGACCACCGTCGCCTTGGCATCCCCGACTACCCGCCGCAGCTTGATCAGCGGCGTATTTCCTACACATTGGGTAATATCATCGTAAATTCGCCCGCGGGAGAAGGTGGCATCAGCCATGGAAAATCCTTTATGACTAGTCGAGCCTGCATATTTTCTAGTGGCTAAAGATTATCAAAAAAGTGATAAAAAGTGAACAGCAAATCAAATTCTGATTCTTGAATGTCAAGTCGGGGGCAATTCTTGGGGAGTTAGTGGTTGAGACGAATCGGTGATGTAGCGATCGTAGTTCTCGGTCGGTTCGACCGTCGGATCGTAATCGTGGAGGGTGTAACCCTGATCGAAGACTTGTTGTAGAGTACCGTTGTTCCAGAAGCTGGAATAGAGGTAAGCATCATCCGGGCGTGTTGAATTGGAAGAGAAGTCCCCGTCCGCGTATAGCCAATAGACACAGATGGCGAAAAGCAATCCGCCGATCAGCCAGGCCCAGAAGGTGGTTTCGTCGACCATGATCCAAGCATGGCACAGGATGGGAAGGGAGGCAAGAAGGCCGTCAAGAACTAGCATTAACGGGTAGAATAGGACTGACGATATGATAATTTCCCGCAACCGCCCTCGAAAGTTCGAGTAAAGCGTTCTCAAAGCGTTGGAAAGACCGCATTCTTTGAGCAGCGCTCCAATCGGATATCTGGCGGGTCAATTCCACTTGCTGGCTGGCCTCGGAATAACCGCCATTCAAATTTTCCCGCAGCCACTTTTTGGCATCTCGTGGCGCATCTTCCGCATTCGGCGGGAGTTCAATACCCAACTTAAGTAGAGAAAATTGTGCGGCGGAGGCGATCAGAAAGGATTCATATTCCTGAAGTAAAAATACGACTGCGAACGAAAATTTTTCTCCCGCGGCGGCTTGCTTCGCCCGCTCGGCTAATAAACGGGCTACCGTGACTTGACAGAAAGGAGCTTTTTCAAACTTTTTGTGATCCCCATCCAGAACGAGCAGTATTGCCCCCAAGTCGGTCTGTTTTGCAGCCGTCTTCAGATAGCGCAAGAATTTTTCGCCATTATTCGCGGCAAGATTTTCCAGGCCTCCCACTCGAAAAGCATTGCTGTCAACAAATAACGCGTGTCGATACTCTTCGGGCAAATTCGTTTGCCGATTCCCAACAAGAGCGGGCATGGACGTAGCTTCGCTATATCCCTCGCAAAATATAACCAATCGTTTCATGGGCTCAGGGGCTGTTTGTAGCCAAATCGGCAACTCGTGCGGCATCCACCGTAAGCAACTCGCCAGGAATAAGCAATTTTTCTTTAAGAGATTCAAACTGCTCGGGTGCTAGCTTTCCAATCCGGGTTTCCTGATTCACGATCTCGACAACTCGAATCTGTTCAGGCTCGAAATAATCCAAAAGTTGCGGACTATGAGTCGTTATGATGATTTGTCCTCGACCACGACCCACATGGTTTTGGAATTCGTTGGCTAGCCCCTGCAGAGCGCTTGGATGAATCCCCATTTCGGGATGCTCGAAAATCAAAACATCTTTGGAGGGATTCTGATAGACCGCTAGCAAATGGGCTAAATAGCGGCGATATCCTTCGGATTCTTGAGCAACATCCTGGAAAATTTCATTTTCGTGATCACGGTAACCCACCACTAGTAGTGATCTTTTTTCACTTTGATCAATTTTCAAAGAAGTCGAATTGGGATTAATCAGCCGCATGGTGCCCTTTATTGAATCCCAAGCATATGGCTCGCTGGAATTTTCATAAATGGTACGAGCTGTATCCTGATAATTTACGCCACGATCAACGAATCCAGCCTCCGGAATCTGTCGCGAAGGCACATTCGTCTGCTCTAGGACGTTTCCCGGGAAATCATAACAGCCGATCTGTTGTGTCAGATACTTAAAAGCAAAAGTGCTCGCTCTAAGTTCAGTATGATTTCCAAGTTCTAAGCGAGGTTTGTTACTATTTTCAAAAATGAAATCGCCATTTTGTTGGAGTGCTTCGCTCAATATTGAAATCCCGCTTCCTTCAGATTTCAAAACCAAATAGTAGTTCTGTTCTCCTTTCAGTCGGGGGATAGTGTAACTTACGTCGATTGACTGCTCGAGAGGCTGAGTGCCGTTTTGCTTATTCTGAAAATTCCTACCCGGTCGATTGGCCACATCCGAAATAAAAGAAAGGTTTCGCGACTGGAGAGTCTGTCGCAGCGCCCGAATCGCCTTCACGAAGTTGCTCTTCCCCGTGCCACTTCGGCCGATCAGGACCGTCAGCGGCTCGAGTTCCACAGTTACATCGTGCAGACTGCGAAAATTCTGAATCCGAATCTTGCGAATCATGTAGCAAATCCCCTATTCCCTTATTTTGCCGTACTTTAAGCCCTCTGTCACTACCATTTCCCAACGGGACTAACTAAAGTCCTGCCTTTCACCATCGCCCTGCACCCGCCTGGGTCTTAAACTGACGGATATGGCCAAAGGAAATATCGTGATCGATCTGACTAAACTCCGAAACATCGGCATTATCGCGCACATCGATGCCGGTAAGACCACCACCTCGGAGCACCTGCTCTACTACGCCGGCGTAAAGCACAAGCTCGGCGCCGTCGATTCCGGCAATACGGAAACCGATTACGACCCCGAAGAGCAGGAACGGGGCATCACCATCTACAGCGCCTGCATTCCCTTCACCTGGAAAGGGTACACGATCAACTTGATCGATACCCCTGGCCACGTCGATTTCACGGCCGAGGTCGAGCGCAGCCTGCGCGTGCTGGACGGGGCCATCTGCGTGTTCGATGCCCAAAAAGGGGTAGAAGCGCAGTCGGAAACCGTCTGGCGGCAGGCCAACAAATACGGCGTTCCCCGGCTGGTTTTCATCAACAAAATGGACGTGGTAGGGGCCAACTTCGAAAAAGCCGTCGGCGAAGTGCGCGAACGACTCGAAGGGAATCCCGTTCCCATTTCGATTCCCATGGGTGCGGGCAGCAGCAAGGATAGTCACGATCCATTCAAAGGGATCATCGATCTGCTGCAAATGAAAGCGCTCTATTTCGAAGCAGCGGAACTCGGTAAATCGATGCGCGAGGCGGAAATCCCCGCCGAGTATCTGGAAGACGCGAAGAAATACCGCGAACAGATGTTCGATGCCCTGACGGCCCACGACGAAAAAGACCTGATCACCTCCGCCGTGCTCGAAAGTCACGACGCCGATCTGAACAAAATCCGCGAGCTGATTAGGGAACTGACGATCAAAGGAACCATCCACCCTGTGATGTGCGGCTCGGGTCGCGAGCATATTGGCATTCAACCGCTTTTGGATGGTATCTGCTTCTATCTTCCCAGTCCGCTGGATCGGCCGCCGGTCGCCGGCACCAATCCCAAAAAGGATGGGAAAGAGGAAAAGCGGAAACCCGATCCCAAGGAACCTTTCGCGGGTCTGGTCTTCAAATTCATCGGCTCCGATCATGGCGGGTTATTCTTCATCCGCATCTATTCCGGAACGCTCAAACCCAATAGCCGGGTGCTCAATCCGGGTCGCGATTCCAAGGAAGTCATCGGCAAAATCTTCCATGTGCACGCCGACCCGAAAGCGGAACGGGAAGATCTGCCCGAGGCCTACGCCGGGGATATTGTCGCCACCATTGGCCTGAAAGAAGCCGTCACTGGCGATACCCTCTGCGAAACGCAGCACCCGATTCTTCTGGAAAAAATCGTTTTTGCCGAGGCCGTGGTCAGCCAGTCGATCGAACCCGACTCGAACGCCGATAAAGACAAGATGATCGAATGTCTGAAGATGCTGGAGCGTGAAGACCCAACTTTCATCTGTCAGCTGAACAAAGAGACCGGGCAGCTGACCATGAGCGGCATGGGCACCCTGCACCTGGAAGTGAAGCGGCATCGCCTGGAACGGGATTTCCGTTTGAAAGTGCGCGTGCGGCCGCCGCGCGTCAGCTATCGGGAGACAATTCGCAACAACAAGACGGTCACCGGGGAATGCGTGCGCCAGGCAGGCGCCTCGCAGCTGTTCGCTAAACTGACCGTCAGCTTCGAATCCCGAGTTGGAAAAGAACCGACCGGGATTACCAACAAACTCAAGCCGAACGATCTGCCCGCTCCATTGATGGCGGCCGCAGAACGGGGTTTGAAGAGTGCGCTCCAGTCGGGGGAACTCGGGTTTCCATTGCTGAACGTGCATGGCACGATCATCAGTGCTCAAATGGATCAGGAAACTTCCAATGAAGTCGCTTTCGAAGCAGCGGCGGCCGATGCCGTGGCCCGGGCTCTGAAGGATAACATCATCCTGATGGAGCCGATCATGAAGCTGAACGTAACGGTACCCGATGAGTTCATGGGCAACGTCATCGGCGACCTGATGAGCCGGCGCGCGGAAATCGATCGGCAGGATTCGAACGGGCGAATTTCCATTATCGATGCCCGGGTACCCCTGGCGAAGATGTTCGACTATGCGGACAAGGTTCGCAGCCTGACGCAAGGCCGGGCGGGCAGCACCATGGAGCCGTTCAGCTATGCGGCCGCTCCAGACGAAGTGCTGCGCTCCTTCATCGATCCGGAATATTAGACCAGGCCTTCGTACATCTCCGGCCGACGCCAGTTGACGCGGTCGATTTCGTACTCGCCGACGCAGTGAACCACTTTTTTGCGGCGGGCAGCTTCCGGGTCGATATCGGCGATGATCATCGCCTCCCGATCGTGCTCGGCAAAGGCAAGAAACTCCCCGTTGAAATCGGTAATCGAACTGTAGCCGATGTAGTGGAAGCCGGTTTCGTTGCCGATGCGATTCACGGCCATGTAGTAAATGTGATTTTCGAACGCCCGCACCCGAGCCACCAGTGTGGCATTCTTGATCGCCTTATCGGCCCAATTCGTCGGCTGCAGCACCAAATCCGCGCCCTTCAAAGTCATCAAGCGGACCGATTCGGGAAAGCTGTTGTCGAAGCAGATGCCGATGCCGATCTTCAAGCCGCCCAGGTCGTAGACTTCAAACGGCCGGTCACCTTTATCCAGAAAGCGATCGATGCCGATACAGGGCATGTGAATTTTGCGGAAGCCCGCCACCAGTCCTTTCGGTCCGACGATGGCCGCCGCGTTGAACAATTTGTCACCCGCAGACTCGATGAGCCCAAACACAACAAAAGTGTCGGTTTCCTGGCAAACCTGGGTCATCGCTTGCGTAGCCGGGCCGGGCAGAGGCTCAGCCACTTCTTTCGCGGCGACCCGATCCGTCAAGCCATAGCCCGTCAAAGCACATTCGGGAAAGACGATCAGCCGGGCGCCTTGCGCGGCGGCCTGTCGAACCTGGGCAATCATGAAATCCAGATTCGCCTGCTTGGCCCCGAGTTGGCAATCGAACTGTACGCCCGCGATTCGCCAGATGGACATGAAAGGCTCCAATATCAGAGAGTAATATCTCAACCGCTGCTATTGTCGATCCTTCAGACCGAATCTTCAATGGCTCTGTGTCGCTCGGGCGCTGGCATATTGAGGTCTTCCGCCTTATAATGCCGGTCTTCGGACTATGCCCGAACTGTTGAGTTTCGAAGAATTTATTGAGGTTTACGATGGAATATGTTTATCCGGTGATCACCGGTTTGCTGGGTTTGGTAATTGGCGTCGTGGTTGCAGGCATCAAGAAAAAATCCCCTTTTGCCAATAAGCAGCAGGAAGAACTGGGTTTAAAAGTTGCCACCAAGGCCAGTAGCGATCTCGAATTCGCCCGGCGGCTCGATGCCTTATTTTTGCCACCGCCGCCCCCAAAACCGAGCGGAGAACCGGTCAGGCTCCTCGGCTTATTGCAACGGGAAGCTCGATTGATCGATTTTCTCATGGAACCCATTGGAGCCTACACGGACGATCAAATCGGAGCCTCGGTACGGGATATTCACGCCAAAGCAGGCGCAGTGATTCGCAAGCATCTGACACTGGATCCCGTTCTGCCGCAAACCGAAGGGGATAAAGTCACGGTGCCCAGCGGCTTCGATCCGAGTGCCATTCGGTTAGTGGGCAATGTAGGAGGAAAACCCCCCTTCACCGGCACACTGCAGCACGCCGGCTGGAAGGTGAAGAAGATCGATCTGCCCAAACCGGCCGATGGAGTCGATGAATTCGTGTTGATGCCGGCCGAGGTGGAGATGTAATAGATCCATGCGGATTGAAGCAACCGATCGAAGAGCCTTTTCTCGTAAAGATTACATCGCCCTGGTAATCATCTGCCTGGTACTTGCCGGTCTGTTGCTTCCGAAGCTGCTGAGAATAAAAGATTACTCTGAACGAACTCAATCGAAGAACAATCTGAAATCAATTTTACTGGCGGTATGCAGTTACGAAGCCGCCTACAGCAAACTCCCTCCTTTGATGGGGGGCGGTTCCACCAGTAATTCTCCCACTCAAGACTTTCACATTGCGGGCGGTTCGCTTCGAGAATCTAAAATCGTTGGTCCTCTGCACATTATGATTCTGCCGTACTTGGAAGATAGTCCGCTTTATGCGAGTATGGCTACTCACGACGCGAGCGGTTTGACCATCCCCTCCACCATTTTCGATGGGAAGCCGGCCTTTCAATACGTCATTAAATCCTATGTCAACCCGTTGGATCCCAGCCAAAAGCTGGGACTGGATGAAAAAGGGCGTGGGGTCTGCAGCTATGCCGCCAACGCGCAACTGTTCGCCAGCACGAACAAATCGGGATTAATAACCGAAGAATTAACCGGCAACAGCAATCAGTTTGATCGCGGCTTAGCTCTCGATAAAATTCCGGATGGTAGTTCGCACACGATTGCCTTTTCGGAAAAATTCGGCAGCTGCGGCAACGGCGGAAGCCTCTGGTCCGCGGGGATATTGGAAAAGGACAAGATCTACAAAGAGGTCCCCGCCAACACCGCGAAAGACTACAGCTCCAAGATCTCTAATGAATCTAAAGACGACAGATACTACTGGCCCGTCTTTGGTCTAGGCGGAGGTGCCAGTTTACCTCCCGCAGTTTATGGTGCCAACCCGGCCTCCAATCCCGCTAGCCGCGTAATCTTTCAAGTACAGCCCGATTTTCAAATGCATCAAGGCTTCAATGATCAGATCAACAAGCAGGGATGTGATGCTTTCCGAGCGAATAGTACTGGTTCAAGTCAAATTATTGTCGGCATGGCGGACGGTTCCGTTCTTTCTCTTCGGATCGATATCGATCCTCAAATCTGGTTCTATGCGATCTATCCCGACGACGGGACGAATTGGCAACCGGAGAGTCTTGCACCTTGATCCGGCTTGGATTTCGATTTTTCGAAAAATCGAATTTTACCCTTGAGTCCTCCGGCGGGACTTGGGAATCTGAGATAAGCTTTCGTGGAAATCCATCATAGCATATCGCCCGCCAGGTAGTTAGGGACTATGAGTTCAAAATTTCTTGTCGGCGCCATCGTCCTGGGAATCTGGGGAGCGGCGGCCATCCTCTGGGTGCTGAAATCGGATAAACCCGCGCCGAACGCTCTGGTGGCCACCCAACCAGAAGAAGTCGTAGCGACCCCGGAGCCGGTGGTTGTCGAGCCGATTCAAATCAAAGTCGTCAATTACAAAAAGGCCGAAAAAGCCAAGGGAAACGGTTCCAAGAAGACGGGAATCCGGCCCCCCAAAATTGTGAACTTCGATATGAAGGTCATCAATACTTCGTTAGAACCGCAAACGATAAGCGTCATGACGGAAGGGTTCTTCGAGCAGTGGCAAACCAATAATCCCGAAGTGTGGATTTTGAGCAGCCAGTTCTCGGCCGACAAAGCGTTGACCAAGACCCTGAAGCCCGGCGAAGCTTATGAGAAGGAGATCCAGCTGGTGGTACCCTACTACGATCCGCAGAAGGACCGCAAAGAGATCGTCTTCAAGCTCGGCTTCACCTCGATCGGCGGCAGCAAAACCTACTGGAGTAACGACATTAAGTTTCCGCTGGAAGAACCCGTTAAACGTTCCAAGTAAAATCGAGTTCGCCCTTACTTAAGCCCAGAAAATCCCAATGACACTACTATTCGCTTCAATTCTCGCTTGCGGTCTGTTTACTTTCGACGAACCCGCCCGGGCGGAGGTCAAGGAACCCAAGATTCGGGACGAAATTCTCTCGCGCGCCAAGAAGGAGCAGGAACTCCGTTTCAAGCTCATTAAAGTAGGCGGCTTGAAGCCGAGCCCCGAGGAAATTAAATCCTTGCAGGAAGTGGATACCGATAACCGAACCTGGATGAAAAATCTGATCGAGAAGCAGGGCTGGCCGGGGAAAACTTTAGTAGGTGAGGAAGCCGCGCATATGGCCTGGTTGATGGTTCAGCACGCCGACCCCGATTTGCCGTTCCAGAAGAAATGCCTGGAGTTATTGAAGGCCGCCGTGAAACAAGGGGAGGCAACCGGAGCCGATCTCGCCTATCTCACGGATCGAGTGCTGGCCGCGGAGGGAAAGAAACAGCTCTACGGCACTCAATTGCAGCAGAAAGAGGGCAAGTTCATCCCGAAGCCCGTGGAAGATGAAGCGAATCTGGATGCCCGCCGAAAAGAGCTCGGCCTGCAGCCGATGGCCGAGTATCTGGAAGTGGCCACGAAGATGTTCAAGTTGAATGACAAGCCGGCCAAGAAGTGATTGGCATGTTTCACTCCAATTCCGACGCAGCTTTAATGGCCCATTAGCGACGCATCGTTAGATGCGTCCGCTTTACGTATCGTTGTTCGCGGCGACTGTGATTTAACGCATCTGCGATGCGTCGCTAACGAATATCTCCTATTTCCCGCCCAGCGACCACAGAAAGTGCTGGCTGCGGACAATCAGGGCTCCATTGGAAATCGCCGGGGTGGCCATCACGAAATCGTCGAGCGGATTCACCGCCAGCAATTCAAATTCTTTGCCCGCTTTCACCACCCGAATCTCCCCCTGTTCCGAACAGAAATAAAGCCGGCCATCGGCCGCCACCGGGGAGGCGGTGTAACTGATGCCTCCCATCCGCTCCTTATACATTTCTTTACCGGTCGCCGCTTCATAGCACGCCAGCACACCCGAGTTGGAACAGGTGTAGAAATAATCCTTGTAGAGAATCGGCGTGGGCATGTACGGCCCGCCGCGCATCTTGCTCCAGATAATCGAGGCATTGGTTTCCTCTTTATCCTTCAATGAAATATCGCCGGCAGCGCCCGCTTTGATCGCGATAATCGGCTGGATCGGTCGATTGCCACTGCTGATATAAACCACATCTTTTCCGACCACCGGCGCCGGGATGGTCGCCTCCGATTTCTTGGCCAGACGCCAGAGTTCCGCACCCGTTTTGGGATCGTAGGCCCGGGCAAACTGCGAAGCGTTGGTGACGATTTCGGTACGCTGGGAATTCTTCCAGATCACGGGGGAACTCCAGGACGGGATTTCATCGCGCGGCGTCGACCAGACCTTGGAACCATCTTCCAGACTGAATCCCGCTATGAACGAATCATGACTCAAATCGCATTGCAGAATGCATAAGTTGTCGTGGATTACCGGAGAATTGGCGAACCCCCATTCGTATTCCTGATCGAGGGAGAAACTGGAATCGAGCGTACTGAGATCGCGCTTCCAGAGGAGTTTGCCCTCGAAGTTGTAACAGTACAAACCTTCGGAGCCGAAGCAGGCCACGATATGGTTACCATCCACGGCCGGGGTGCAGTTAGCCTGACTACCCTTCAGATGGCGCTTGATCTTGGGAACCCCTTCGTAGGCCGTGCGGGTCCAGAGAATTTCGCCACTATCCCGATCGAGACAGAGGACCTGCCAGGTATGTTTCGACACGTCGTTGACAGAAGCGACATCGCCATAATTTCCAACGCGAATCTTGGGATCGGTCTGACCGCTACTGACGGCCGTGGTAACGAAGACCCGATTGCCCCAAACGACTGGGCAGGAATGTCCCAGGCCCGGTATTGGTGTCTTCCAACGAACGTTCTCCCCCTTCTTGACATCCCAGGTGATCGGTGGGCTT
The genomic region above belongs to Telmatocola sphagniphila and contains:
- a CDS encoding outer membrane protein assembly factor BamB family protein, which translates into the protein MKHRIPLLSLLSLLGICMSLSAADPQREALWAAVRSNKLKEIQAALDKGVDVNAVNEYGVSALWIAAGKGNQEVIELLVKRGADVNSRDLIWYQTPLSSAVSGRHLKAAEFLIKSGAKDTDAAFRTASVFGNLKMLEAILALTKPSQETLDACLFSASTGTDKELKEILTKAGAKPLPAASEADRKAFEKLAGTYESEAGFKISFAAKEAGLTASNGYLKPIGNNTFQPLGVPTSSYTFELKDGEVTKVTMRNFTAAYDLYRFKAPTVKATPAPAVGSAKVSTALNWPSFRGPSGTGLADTQSPPITWDVKKGENVRWKTPIPGLGHSCPVVWGNRVFVTTAVSSGQTDPKIRVGNYGDVASVNDVSKHTWQVLCLDRDSGEILWTRTAYEGVPKIKRHLKGSQANCTPAVDGNHIVACFGSEGLYCYNFEGKLLWKRDLSTLDSSFSLDQEYEWGFANSPVIHDNLCILQCDLSHDSFIAGFSLEDGSKVWSTPRDEIPSWSSPVIWKNSQRTEIVTNASQFARAYDPKTGAELWRLAKKSEATIPAPVVGKDVVYISSGNRPIQPIIAIKAGAAGDISLKDKEETNASIIWSKMRGGPYMPTPILYKDYFYTCSNSGVLACYEAATGKEMYKERMGGISYTASPVAADGRLYFCSEQGEIRVVKAGKEFELLAVNPLDDFVMATPAISNGALIVRSQHFLWSLGGK